A region from the Salvelinus sp. IW2-2015 linkage group LG19, ASM291031v2, whole genome shotgun sequence genome encodes:
- the nmur1b gene encoding neuromedin-U receptor 1: protein MAQYNCSSLGLPATTPDQLGWNVSWALGNVSADDMEDTCLNRSQYLEKFLGFQRSPVFLPVCITFLIIFAVGVLGNVLTCAVIVHYKVMRTPTNYYLFSLAVSDLLVLLLGMPLELYEMWSNYPFLFGAGGCYFKTFLFETVCFASILNVTALSVERYIAVLHPLKVKHVATHAHAKRVILMLWVISMVCAMPNTSLHGVAVLRPRFGRQFPESAICMMVKPMWMYNLIIQVTTLVFFLMPMLTITXLYLRIGLQLRMERGMQGVGTGQGFGPDRXCRHQQRARHRQVTKMLCVLVIVFGICWAPFHIDRLMWSFINSWTGHHHLVFEYVHXVSGVFFYLSSAVNPILYNLMSTRFREMFQQITCRSGLCGGDVRLLNARSTQITLRSIVYEKPQHNGTPERIXPDREEQNVYVNPNGQHVYGNTSPD from the exons ATGGCTCAGTATAACTGTTCCTCTCTGGGTCTGCCTGCCACCACTCCTGACCAGCTTGGTTGGAACGTGTCCTGGGCCCTGGGMAACGTCAGTGCTGATGACATGGAGGACACGTGCCTGAATCGGAGTCAGTACCTGGAGAAGTTTCTWGGCTTCCAGCGGTCGCCTGTTTTCCTGCCGGTTTGCATTACCTTCCTCATCATCTTCGCTGTGGGAGTGTTAGGGAACGTGCTCACCTGCGCCGTCATCGTGCACTACAAGGTGATGCGGACGCCAACTAATTACTACCTGTTCAGTCTGGCCGTGTCCGACTTATTAGTCCTACTGCTGGGTATGCCGTTGGAACTCTACGAGATGTGGAGCAACTACCCGTTCCTGTTCGGCGCCGGCGGCTGTTACTTCAAGACCTTCCTGTTTGAAACGGTCTGCTTTGCCTCCATTCTCAATGTAACGGCACTGAGCGTGGAGCGCTACATCGCTGTGTTACACCCGCTGAAAGTCAAGCACGTGGCCACGCACGCCCATGCCAAGCGTGTCATCCTGATGCTGTGGGTCATATCCATGGTGTGCGCCATGCCAAACACCAGCCTCCACGGTGTGGCCGTGTTGAGGCCCCGATTTGGCCGCCAATTCCCAGAGTCGGCCATCTGCATGATGGTCAAGCCCATGTGGATGTACAACCTGATTATTCAAGTGACCACGCTGGTCTTCTTCCTGATGCCTATGCTCACCATCACTGYGCTGTACCTGCGCATCGGCCTGCAGCTCAGGATGGAGAGGGGCATGCAGGGGGTCGGGACCGGGCAGGGTTTTGGTCCTGATCGCCAMTGCAGGCACCAGCAGAGGGCGCGCCACCGACAAGTCACCAAGATGCTTT GCGTACTGGTGATTGTTTTTGGCATCTGCTGGGCTCCCTTCCACATTGACCGTCTCATGTGGAGCTTCATTAACTCCTGGACTGGCCACCACCACCTGGTCTTCGAGTACGTMCACRTCGTCTCCGGGGTCTTCTTCTACCTCAGCTCGGCGGTCAACCCCATCCTCTACAACCTCATGTCCACCCGCTTCCGGGAGATGTTCCAGCAGATCACGTGTCGCTCCGGCCTCTGTGGCGGCGACGTGCGCCTGCTGAACGCCCGTAGYACCCAAATTACCCTACGTAGTATCGTCTATGAGAAGCCGCAACATAATGGGACCCCAGAGAGAATCAYcccagacagagaggagcagaatgTGTACGTAAACCCCAACGGCCAGCATGTATATGGCAATACAAGCCCTGATTAG